In the genome of Desulfuromonas sp. DDH964, one region contains:
- a CDS encoding DUF448 domain-containing protein, whose amino-acid sequence MGLAGHSAERTCIGCRKTLRQGDLVRYVLAPDGTLLVDYRHRLPGRGAYTCPEPGCIAAAVRRGQFARAFRRPLPEVTADDLLASLKGQIWERIHGLISMARKAGQILSGSNLVLDAMTALTPPALVLVAKDISAGVGDKITGKAAACGIPCWHCFDKDTFGRLLGKEERSVIAVRKHSLAVSMHQELIRYTHIAGEN is encoded by the coding sequence TTGGGCCTGGCAGGACACAGCGCCGAGCGGACCTGTATCGGCTGCCGCAAGACCCTGCGGCAGGGAGACCTGGTCCGCTACGTGCTGGCGCCTGACGGAACCCTGCTGGTCGATTACCGCCACCGCCTGCCGGGACGCGGTGCCTACACCTGCCCCGAACCCGGGTGTATTGCCGCCGCTGTTCGGCGCGGACAGTTTGCCCGGGCGTTTCGTCGCCCGCTGCCGGAGGTGACGGCTGACGATTTGCTCGCCAGCCTCAAAGGGCAAATCTGGGAACGGATTCATGGCCTGATCAGCATGGCCCGCAAGGCCGGGCAGATTCTTTCCGGGTCCAACCTGGTGCTCGACGCCATGACGGCATTGACACCTCCGGCCCTGGTGCTGGTTGCCAAAGACATATCGGCAGGTGTCGGTGACAAGATTACCGGAAAAGCCGCTGCCTGTGGGATACCTTGCTGGCATTGTTTCGACAAGGATACTTTCGGCCGGCTGCTGGGGAAGGAAGAGCGCAGCGTCATTGCCGTCAGAAAGCACTCGCTCGCTGTTTCCATGCACCAGGAGCTGATCCGCTACACGCATATCGCAGGGGAGAATTGA
- the infB gene encoding translation initiation factor IF-2 yields the protein MGKTRVYELAQKLGLENKALLDRLEAAGVEGKTHMSVLEEDDIRKFEAASTPTVETTVEKIEEERITPGIIRRRRKEVAAPPVVESLPEETATAEAAPSEPATAPTAEAAKEAPVAAEQEDTPPAAAAPVAAEPVQPVEKTPTKRVDAGEPVVAKAVAEKPAAEKPAAEKPAAEKPAAEKPAAEKPAAAAEPRAEKATASRAKILGRVELHQQAPRGTETRPDNARPARGERQERPGTQRPERPASARPERPGAPRPDRPSRPGSAPTPSLPVAGEPFVAKEARGGKKKKKGKGADYSEAPAEAGRRRGRREVFEPDRDGGKLRRGKRPPKMQKKTEVTVSKAIKRIIRISDVITVGELAKRMGVKANDLIKELMRQGSMVTINHPLDFETAAILASEFNYEVENVAFDEETILEHDSLKTTDEKVEDLKPRPPVVTIMGHVDHGKTSLLDAIRTANVTAGEAGGITQHIGAYDVELDGKKITFLDTPGHEAFTAMRARGAKATDIVILVVAADDGVMPQTKEAINHSKAAGVPIIIAINKMDKPDANPERVKQELTEFELVPEEWGGETIFVEVSAKQKTNLDQLLEMILLQAEVMDLKANPDKRAKGVVVEARLDKGRGPVATVLVQEGTLKIGDPIVTGVHFGRVRTMTNDRGDRLEEAGPSIPVEVTGLTGVPDAGDSFHSVEDEKAARDVAQHRQQKLREAELAKSSKISLEQLYARIQQGDVKELKVIIKGDVQGSVEAVKDSLLKLSTEACRLVVIHTGVGGIIESDVSLASASDAIVLGFNVRPEPKAANLAEAEGVDIRLYNIIYDAVADIRDAMEGLLAPTLQEKYLGRVEVRETFSVSKVGTIAGCYVTDGKVLRGAQVRLLRDNVVVWQGKMSSLKRFKDDVREVATGYECGIGLENYNDLKVGDIIEAFEIESIKTTL from the coding sequence ATGGGAAAGACAAGGGTATACGAACTGGCGCAAAAGCTCGGTCTTGAAAACAAGGCCCTCCTCGATCGACTGGAAGCCGCAGGTGTCGAAGGCAAGACACATATGAGCGTTCTGGAAGAGGACGATATTCGCAAGTTCGAAGCTGCTTCGACCCCGACCGTCGAAACGACCGTCGAAAAGATCGAAGAGGAGCGGATCACTCCCGGGATTATCCGCCGACGCCGCAAGGAAGTAGCCGCGCCCCCGGTCGTGGAGAGTCTCCCCGAGGAGACCGCCACCGCCGAAGCCGCCCCCAGTGAACCGGCAACGGCCCCCACGGCTGAAGCGGCCAAGGAAGCGCCCGTTGCTGCCGAGCAGGAAGATACTCCTCCCGCTGCAGCAGCACCGGTAGCGGCCGAACCTGTCCAGCCCGTCGAAAAGACGCCGACCAAGAGAGTCGACGCCGGTGAACCGGTCGTCGCGAAAGCGGTCGCGGAAAAGCCGGCTGCAGAAAAACCGGCTGCAGAAAAACCGGCTGCAGAAAAACCGGCTGCAGAAAAACCGGCTGCGGAGAAACCGGCCGCCGCTGCCGAGCCGCGTGCCGAGAAGGCCACCGCCTCGCGGGCGAAGATTCTCGGCCGGGTTGAACTCCACCAGCAAGCGCCCCGCGGCACGGAGACCCGCCCCGACAACGCCCGGCCGGCGCGCGGCGAACGCCAGGAGCGCCCCGGAACCCAGCGTCCGGAGCGTCCCGCCAGCGCCCGTCCGGAACGTCCGGGGGCCCCCCGTCCCGATCGTCCGTCCCGTCCCGGCTCGGCGCCGACACCGTCGCTGCCGGTGGCCGGCGAGCCGTTCGTCGCCAAGGAAGCCCGTGGCGGCAAGAAGAAGAAAAAAGGGAAGGGCGCGGATTACAGTGAGGCTCCGGCCGAGGCCGGACGCCGTCGCGGCAGAAGGGAAGTTTTCGAACCGGATCGCGACGGCGGCAAGCTGCGCCGCGGCAAGCGTCCGCCCAAGATGCAGAAGAAGACCGAGGTGACGGTCTCCAAGGCAATCAAGCGCATCATCCGCATCAGCGATGTAATTACCGTTGGCGAACTCGCCAAACGTATGGGGGTCAAGGCCAACGACCTGATCAAGGAACTGATGCGTCAGGGATCGATGGTGACCATCAACCACCCCCTCGATTTCGAAACGGCAGCGATCCTCGCCTCCGAGTTCAACTACGAGGTCGAGAACGTCGCTTTCGACGAGGAGACGATCCTCGAGCACGACAGCCTGAAAACCACTGATGAAAAGGTCGAGGATCTCAAACCGCGGCCGCCGGTGGTGACCATCATGGGCCACGTCGACCATGGCAAGACCAGTCTCCTCGACGCCATCCGCACCGCCAACGTTACTGCCGGCGAGGCCGGTGGCATCACCCAGCACATCGGTGCCTACGATGTCGAGCTCGACGGCAAGAAGATCACTTTCCTCGACACCCCGGGCCATGAGGCATTTACCGCCATGCGTGCCCGCGGTGCCAAGGCGACCGACATTGTCATCCTGGTGGTGGCCGCTGATGACGGCGTCATGCCGCAGACCAAAGAGGCGATCAATCACTCCAAGGCCGCCGGGGTTCCGATCATCATCGCCATCAACAAGATGGACAAGCCCGACGCCAACCCCGAGCGCGTCAAGCAGGAGCTGACCGAGTTCGAGCTGGTTCCCGAGGAATGGGGCGGCGAAACGATCTTCGTCGAGGTCTCGGCCAAGCAGAAGACCAACCTCGACCAGCTGCTCGAAATGATCCTGCTGCAGGCCGAGGTCATGGACCTCAAGGCCAACCCCGACAAGCGCGCCAAAGGGGTGGTCGTCGAGGCCCGCCTCGACAAGGGGCGTGGCCCGGTGGCCACGGTCCTGGTCCAGGAAGGGACCCTCAAAATCGGCGATCCGATCGTGACCGGGGTCCACTTCGGCCGGGTTCGGACCATGACCAACGACCGCGGCGACCGTCTGGAAGAAGCCGGTCCGTCGATTCCGGTGGAGGTCACCGGTCTCACCGGGGTTCCCGACGCCGGCGACTCCTTCCACTCGGTGGAAGACGAGAAGGCCGCTCGCGACGTCGCCCAGCACCGCCAGCAGAAACTGCGGGAAGCGGAGCTGGCCAAGAGCAGCAAGATCTCTCTCGAACAGCTCTACGCCCGGATTCAGCAGGGGGATGTCAAGGAGCTCAAGGTCATTATCAAGGGAGATGTGCAGGGTTCCGTCGAGGCGGTCAAGGACTCCCTCCTCAAGCTCTCCACCGAGGCTTGCCGGCTGGTCGTCATTCATACCGGGGTGGGCGGAATTATCGAAAGCGACGTTTCCCTTGCTTCGGCCTCCGATGCCATCGTCCTCGGTTTCAATGTCCGTCCCGAACCGAAGGCCGCCAATCTGGCCGAAGCGGAAGGGGTCGACATCCGCCTCTACAACATCATCTATGACGCGGTCGCCGATATCCGCGATGCGATGGAAGGGCTCCTCGCCCCGACCCTGCAGGAGAAGTACCTCGGCCGGGTGGAAGTGCGGGAAACCTTCAGCGTCAGCAAGGTCGGGACCATCGCCGGCTGTTATGTCACCGACGGCAAGGTCCTGCGTGGCGCCCAGGTCCGCCTGCTGCGGGACAACGTCGTGGTCTGGCAGGGGAAGATGAGCTCCCTCAAGCGCTTCAAGGACGATGTTCGCGAGGTGGCTACCGGCTACGAATGCGGGATCGGGCTGGAGAACTACAACGACCTCAAGGTCGGTGACATTATCGAGGCCTTCGAGATCGAATCGATCAAGACGACCCTCTAG
- a CDS encoding DUF503 domain-containing protein — MVVGVLRLDLQLWSPQNLKEKRAIVRRLLARLREHFPVSAAETGLQDLWQRCELGIVMVGSDEPLLQGVFGRIEEEIERLGVAEVSERFSEYLHY, encoded by the coding sequence ATGGTTGTCGGCGTACTCAGGCTCGACCTTCAGCTCTGGAGTCCGCAGAATCTGAAGGAAAAACGTGCCATCGTCCGGCGGCTTCTCGCCCGGCTCCGGGAGCACTTCCCGGTCTCCGCCGCCGAAACCGGCCTGCAGGATCTCTGGCAACGCTGCGAACTCGGCATCGTCATGGTCGGCAGCGACGAGCCCCTGCTCCAGGGCGTCTTCGGCCGCATCGAGGAGGAGATCGAGCGGCTCGGGGTGGCGGAGGTCAGCGAGCGATTTAGTGAATATCTCCACTACTGA
- the rbfA gene encoding 30S ribosome-binding factor RbfA, giving the protein MEFQRSHRVGEQIQKEISALILKGLKDPRVGFVTITAVEVSRDLHYARIFFTVIGDERARGESERGLNSALPYLRREIGKRLRLRLVPELTFEYDTSLEYGNRIESLLRDLNSGEKNAQGDPEDDQ; this is encoded by the coding sequence TTGGAATTCCAGCGTTCTCATCGGGTCGGCGAGCAGATCCAGAAGGAGATTTCGGCCCTGATCCTGAAAGGGCTCAAGGACCCGCGGGTCGGCTTTGTCACCATTACCGCCGTCGAAGTCTCCCGGGATCTGCACTACGCCCGCATCTTCTTTACCGTCATCGGCGACGAACGCGCCCGGGGCGAAAGCGAACGCGGGCTGAACTCGGCGCTCCCCTACCTGCGCCGGGAGATCGGCAAGCGGTTGCGATTGCGCCTGGTCCCGGAACTGACCTTCGAATACGACACCTCCCTCGAATACGGCAACCGGATCGAATCCCTGCTCCGTGACCTGAACAGCGGCGAGAAGAATGCTCAAGGCGATCCTGAAGACGATCAATGA
- a CDS encoding DHH family phosphoesterase, with protein MLKAILKTINEGERFLVASHAGPDGDALASTLALTLALRELGKEVVAYNRDGVPAAFDFLPGAATVTDRIEAGARFDAGFILDAGELRRAGSELRDHCTVLANIDHHPYSEQFGSIHYVDTEACATGAMVYRILAAGGWPISREVASCIYAAIISDTGSFRYSNSNPEAFRIAGDMIALGVSPWEIATGLYENQDARRLQLLALALATLTLSACGRYASISVTSDMYAATGSSAEHTDGFVNYPRSIRNVEVAIFFRQVSPTAFKVGFRSKGTVDVGALSRELGGGGHHNAAGAEVSGTLEQVRQTVFSRLKIPVD; from the coding sequence ATGCTCAAGGCGATCCTGAAGACGATCAATGAGGGGGAGCGGTTTCTGGTCGCTTCCCATGCCGGTCCCGACGGTGACGCCCTCGCCTCGACCCTGGCGTTGACCCTCGCCCTGCGTGAACTCGGCAAGGAGGTTGTCGCCTACAACCGGGACGGCGTACCGGCGGCTTTCGATTTTCTTCCTGGCGCCGCGACCGTGACCGACCGCATCGAAGCGGGAGCGCGTTTCGATGCCGGCTTCATCCTCGATGCCGGCGAACTGCGCCGGGCCGGGAGCGAACTGCGCGATCACTGTACCGTACTCGCCAACATCGACCACCATCCCTACTCGGAACAATTCGGTTCGATCCACTACGTCGACACCGAGGCCTGCGCCACCGGCGCCATGGTCTACCGGATTCTCGCCGCCGGCGGCTGGCCGATCTCCCGGGAGGTCGCGAGCTGCATCTACGCGGCCATCATTTCCGATACCGGCTCCTTTCGCTATTCCAACTCCAACCCCGAGGCGTTTCGCATCGCCGGCGATATGATCGCCCTTGGCGTCAGCCCCTGGGAAATCGCGACCGGCCTTTATGAAAACCAGGACGCCCGCCGCCTGCAGTTGCTGGCGCTGGCACTGGCGACCCTGACCCTTTCCGCCTGCGGCCGCTATGCCTCAATCAGCGTCACCAGCGACATGTACGCCGCTACCGGCAGCAGCGCCGAGCACACCGACGGTTTCGTCAACTACCCGCGCTCCATCCGCAATGTGGAGGTTGCCATCTTCTTCCGCCAGGTCAGTCCGACCGCCTTCAAGGTCGGCTTCCGCTCCAAAGGGACGGTCGACGTCGGCGCCCTGTCGCGGGAACTCGGCGGCGGGGGGCACCACAATGCCGCCGGTGCCGAGGTTTCCGGGACCCTGGAACAGGTCCGGCAGACCGTCTTTTCCCGCCTCAAGATTCCGGTCGATTGA
- the truB gene encoding tRNA pseudouridine(55) synthase TruB, whose translation MHGILLIDKSPGMTSHDVVRRLRRLLGTRRIGHTGTLDPMATGVLPVAVGEGTRLVEFLMEGEKEYRATLRLGIATTTQDAEGETVSEASWDMVTPARLEAAAAGLRGDILQLPPMYSALKREGVPLHRLARQGIEVERQPRPVTIRSLELLQVALPLVEILVTCSKGTYIRTLAHDLGAALGCGAHLTALRRTRSGPFVEADCLTLDELEDRTAEQGPLPLLGPRAALPEMAVVAVEAAAAARLANGVPPQLLECSNTEALAEGARVLLEAAGAIAAIARFAPRREREGRGDFELLRVFANPEIWRENRSI comes from the coding sequence GTGCACGGTATCCTGCTGATCGACAAATCGCCGGGGATGACTTCCCATGACGTGGTCCGCCGCTTGCGGCGGTTGCTCGGGACCCGACGCATCGGTCATACCGGGACTCTCGACCCGATGGCGACCGGGGTTCTGCCCGTAGCAGTGGGGGAGGGGACCCGCCTCGTCGAGTTCCTGATGGAAGGGGAGAAGGAGTACCGGGCCACCCTGCGGCTGGGGATCGCGACCACCACCCAGGATGCCGAGGGTGAGACGGTCAGTGAAGCGTCCTGGGACATGGTTACCCCGGCTCGCCTCGAGGCCGCGGCCGCCGGGTTGCGGGGCGATATCCTGCAGCTGCCGCCGATGTATTCGGCCCTGAAGCGGGAGGGTGTACCCCTGCACCGTCTGGCCCGTCAGGGGATCGAGGTCGAGCGCCAGCCACGGCCGGTCACCATTCGCAGCCTCGAGTTGCTCCAGGTCGCGTTGCCGCTGGTCGAGATCCTCGTCACCTGCTCCAAGGGGACCTACATCCGGACCCTTGCCCACGATCTCGGTGCGGCCCTTGGCTGCGGTGCGCACCTGACCGCCTTGCGTCGGACCCGTTCCGGGCCATTCGTGGAAGCTGATTGCCTGACCCTGGACGAGCTTGAAGACCGGACTGCCGAACAAGGGCCCTTGCCCCTGCTCGGACCCCGTGCGGCGCTGCCCGAGATGGCAGTGGTGGCGGTCGAGGCCGCGGCGGCCGCCAGGCTTGCCAACGGTGTACCGCCGCAGCTCCTGGAGTGCAGCAACACCGAGGCGCTTGCCGAGGGCGCACGGGTCCTGCTCGAGGCGGCCGGCGCAATCGCCGCCATCGCCCGTTTCGCCCCCCGGCGCGAACGGGAAGGGCGCGGTGATTTCGAATTGTTACGGGTATTCGCCAATCCGGAAATCTGGCGGGAGAATCGATCGATATAG
- the rpsO gene encoding 30S ribosomal protein S15 — MLATGRKQEIISKFKTHEGDTGSPEVQIALLSERITYLTEHFRTHKKDHHSRRGLLKIVGQRRRLLDYLKKKDVERYRIVIKELGIRR; from the coding sequence GTGCTGGCCACGGGACGTAAACAGGAAATCATTAGCAAATTCAAGACCCACGAGGGCGACACCGGCTCTCCGGAAGTTCAGATCGCGCTCCTCTCCGAGAGGATTACCTATCTGACCGAGCATTTCCGGACCCACAAGAAGGACCATCATTCCCGTCGGGGTCTTCTCAAGATCGTCGGGCAAAGACGGCGGCTTCTCGACTACCTGAAGAAGAAGGACGTCGAGCGCTATCGGATCGTCATCAAGGAACTTGGCATCCGCCGGTAA
- the pnp gene encoding polyribonucleotide nucleotidyltransferase — protein MAYHKVEIEFNGQPLTIETGKMARQADGATVITYGETKVLCTVVSAHKMREGQDFFPLTVNYQEKFYAAGKIPGSFFRRERGSTERETLICRLIDRPMRPLFPKGYMFETQIMPTVVSADLINDPDTLAMVAASASVVISDIPFAGPIAAVRVGRVAGELIANPTLQQMAESDIEIVVSGSRDAVMMVEGEADLVSEDEMLEAIFFGHRSLQPLIDMQLKLQELVGVAKREFVVAETDAALEARVKELAAERLAEAGTIRAKQERYAAIDQIKAEVKVALAEEFEGRGAEIGAILGSISKKVLRQKVLKEKVRIDGRDMKTVRPISCEIGVLPRAHGSALFTRGETQALVAATLGTSGDEQRMDNIQGMEFKKFLLHYNFPPFSVGETSMRLFPGRREIGHGMLAERSIAKVLPKHDDFPYTIRIVSDILESNGSSSMASVCGASLSLMEAGVPIREAVAGIAMGLIKEGDDVAVLSDILGDEDHLGDMDFKVTGTAAGVAALQMDIKITGVDRAIMKQALEQAREGRLHILGEMAKAISVPNKELSQYAPRITTIYVKPDQVRTVIGSGGKNIRGIIEATGCTIDIEDDGRVNIASADGDACKKAIKMIRDLTQEATVGKLYMGTVRKIMEFGAFVEIFPGTDGLVHVSELDTERVRNVSDVLKEGEQVLVKCIGVDKQGKIKLSRKEALGQKAPEEA, from the coding sequence ATGGCGTATCACAAGGTTGAAATCGAGTTCAACGGTCAGCCCCTGACCATCGAAACGGGGAAAATGGCCCGTCAGGCCGACGGCGCCACCGTCATCACCTACGGTGAAACCAAGGTGCTCTGTACCGTGGTTTCCGCGCACAAGATGCGTGAAGGGCAGGATTTCTTCCCCCTCACCGTCAACTACCAGGAGAAGTTCTACGCCGCCGGCAAGATCCCCGGCTCTTTCTTCCGCCGCGAGCGCGGTTCGACCGAGCGCGAGACCCTGATCTGCCGCCTGATTGACCGGCCGATGCGGCCGCTCTTCCCCAAGGGGTACATGTTCGAAACCCAGATCATGCCGACGGTCGTCTCCGCCGACCTGATCAACGACCCCGACACCTTGGCCATGGTCGCCGCCTCCGCTTCCGTGGTGATTTCCGATATTCCCTTCGCCGGGCCGATTGCCGCGGTGCGCGTCGGTCGCGTTGCCGGCGAACTGATCGCCAACCCGACCCTGCAGCAGATGGCCGAGAGCGACATTGAAATCGTCGTCTCCGGTTCCCGCGACGCGGTAATGATGGTCGAAGGGGAGGCTGACCTCGTCTCCGAGGACGAGATGCTCGAAGCGATCTTCTTCGGTCATCGTTCGCTGCAGCCGCTGATCGACATGCAGCTCAAGCTGCAGGAACTGGTTGGCGTCGCCAAGCGTGAATTCGTGGTCGCCGAGACCGATGCGGCTCTTGAAGCCCGGGTCAAGGAACTGGCTGCCGAGCGCCTCGCCGAGGCTGGAACGATCCGTGCCAAGCAGGAGCGCTACGCTGCCATCGACCAGATCAAAGCCGAGGTCAAGGTGGCCCTGGCCGAGGAGTTCGAAGGCCGCGGCGCCGAGATCGGTGCCATCCTCGGCTCCATCTCCAAGAAGGTGCTGCGTCAGAAAGTGCTGAAGGAGAAGGTGCGCATCGACGGTCGCGACATGAAGACCGTGCGTCCGATCAGCTGTGAAATCGGTGTACTCCCCCGCGCCCACGGCAGCGCCCTCTTCACCCGCGGCGAGACCCAGGCACTGGTTGCGGCGACCCTCGGCACCAGTGGCGACGAGCAGCGCATGGACAACATCCAGGGGATGGAATTCAAGAAATTCCTTCTTCATTACAACTTTCCCCCCTTCTCGGTCGGCGAGACCAGCATGCGCCTCTTCCCCGGCCGTCGCGAGATCGGTCACGGCATGCTGGCCGAACGCTCCATCGCCAAGGTTCTGCCCAAACATGACGATTTTCCCTACACTATCCGCATCGTCTCCGACATCCTCGAGTCGAACGGTTCCTCATCGATGGCGAGCGTCTGCGGCGCCTCTCTGAGCCTGATGGAAGCCGGCGTGCCGATCAGGGAAGCGGTGGCCGGAATCGCCATGGGTCTGATCAAGGAAGGGGACGACGTGGCCGTCCTTTCCGACATTCTCGGCGACGAGGACCATCTCGGCGACATGGACTTCAAGGTCACCGGCACCGCCGCCGGCGTTGCTGCACTGCAGATGGACATCAAGATCACCGGCGTCGACCGGGCGATCATGAAGCAGGCCCTGGAGCAGGCCCGGGAAGGGCGCCTGCACATTCTCGGCGAGATGGCCAAGGCGATCAGCGTTCCGAACAAGGAACTCTCCCAATATGCGCCGCGGATTACCACCATCTACGTCAAGCCCGACCAGGTCCGCACCGTCATCGGCTCCGGTGGCAAGAACATCCGCGGCATCATCGAGGCAACCGGCTGTACCATCGACATCGAGGATGACGGCCGCGTCAATATTGCCTCGGCTGACGGCGACGCCTGCAAGAAGGCGATCAAGATGATCCGCGACCTCACCCAGGAGGCGACGGTCGGCAAGCTCTACATGGGAACCGTTCGCAAGATCATGGAATTCGGCGCCTTCGTTGAGATCTTCCCGGGGACCGACGGCCTGGTCCATGTTTCCGAGCTCGATACCGAGCGGGTCCGCAATGTTAGTGACGTGCTCAAGGAAGGCGAGCAGGTCCTGGTCAAGTGCATCGGGGTTGACAAGCAGGGTAAAATCAAGCTCTCCCGCAAGGAGGCCCTCGGCCAGAAGGCTCCCGAGGAGGCCTGA
- a CDS encoding M16 family metallopeptidase: MIRKTVLNNGIRFISEPLLGAHSVAIGVWVENGSRHELPEERGLSHLLEHMLFKGTERRSGLEIAREIDSVGGMLNAFTSREFSCYYAKVLAQRLPLAIDLLSDVIRHPRFDLDDLEKERRVVLQELHMVEDTPDDLIHDLFSQIFWQDHPLGSPVLGTTETVRAFDRNALINFLRRRYTGESLLISAAGDLDHDDLVDQLNRAFGDLPASGELPATAPPGYSRHLAICDRELEQVHLCFGTRALSQNHPDRFSAYILNGLLGGSMSSRLFQKVREERGLAYSIYSYLHCHSDGGALVVHAGTAPDDTRSVVDIIQREMRRLCDAVVPEKELTAVREQLRGNLLLSLESTENRMTRLAKNEIYLGGQVPLRDLMHAFDRVTGEDVQALARSLFRDEFLNLQLLGRVDPADFPEIDLTLGRPKSDLS, translated from the coding sequence ATGATTCGCAAAACGGTCCTGAATAACGGTATCCGGTTTATCAGCGAACCCCTCCTGGGTGCCCACTCGGTGGCCATCGGCGTCTGGGTGGAGAATGGTTCCCGGCACGAACTGCCGGAAGAAAGGGGCCTGTCCCACCTCCTTGAACATATGCTTTTCAAGGGGACGGAGCGGCGCAGTGGCCTGGAGATCGCGCGCGAGATCGATTCGGTGGGGGGCATGCTCAACGCCTTCACCAGTCGCGAGTTCAGCTGCTACTACGCCAAGGTCCTGGCACAACGGTTACCGCTGGCCATTGACCTGCTCAGCGATGTCATTCGCCATCCCCGGTTTGACCTCGATGACTTGGAGAAAGAACGCAGGGTCGTGCTGCAGGAACTCCACATGGTGGAGGACACGCCCGACGACCTGATCCATGACTTGTTCAGCCAGATCTTCTGGCAAGACCATCCCCTGGGCTCTCCGGTCCTGGGGACGACAGAGACGGTGAGGGCGTTCGATCGGAACGCCCTCATCAATTTCCTGCGGCGACGTTATACCGGCGAAAGCCTGCTGATCTCTGCCGCAGGCGACCTCGATCACGATGATCTCGTCGATCAACTCAACCGCGCCTTCGGCGATCTGCCGGCGAGCGGGGAGTTGCCGGCAACCGCTCCCCCCGGTTACAGCCGGCACCTGGCGATTTGTGACCGGGAGCTGGAACAGGTCCACCTCTGCTTCGGCACCCGCGCCCTTTCCCAGAACCATCCCGACCGTTTCTCCGCCTATATCCTCAATGGCCTGCTGGGTGGGAGCATGAGTTCCCGCCTCTTTCAAAAAGTGCGCGAAGAGCGGGGGCTCGCCTACTCCATCTACAGCTACCTGCATTGTCACAGTGATGGCGGTGCTCTCGTCGTCCACGCCGGTACCGCGCCCGATGACACTCGCTCGGTGGTCGATATCATTCAGCGGGAGATGCGGCGGCTCTGCGATGCCGTGGTCCCCGAGAAGGAACTCACGGCGGTGCGGGAACAGCTGCGGGGAAACCTGTTGCTCTCCCTGGAGAGTACCGAAAACCGTATGACCCGCCTGGCAAAAAACGAAATTTATCTCGGCGGGCAGGTCCCCCTGCGCGACCTGATGCATGCTTTTGACCGGGTGACTGGCGAAGATGTGCAGGCCCTCGCCCGGAGCCTGTTCAGGGATGAGTTTCTCAACCTGCAGTTGCTCGGCCGGGTCGATCCGGCCGATTTCCCCGAGATCGACCTGACCCTTGGCAGGCCGAAGAGTGACCTTTCATGA
- the dut gene encoding dUTP diphosphatase, translated as MTPLTVSVKKLHPQAILPRYMTAGAAGLDLCAALDQALHLAPGERRLVPTGIALAIPAGFEGQVRPRSGLALRQGLTMLNSPGTIDSDFRGEIGLIVINHGQEEAVINPGDRVGQLVIAPIVRAQLVEVEQLDDTCRGIGGFGHTGSSGGF; from the coding sequence ATGACTCCTCTGACCGTTTCCGTTAAAAAACTGCACCCGCAGGCGATCCTTCCCCGTTACATGACGGCCGGGGCAGCCGGCCTCGACCTCTGCGCCGCGCTTGACCAGGCGCTGCACCTCGCCCCCGGCGAGCGTCGGCTGGTGCCGACCGGAATTGCCCTGGCCATTCCCGCCGGTTTCGAGGGGCAGGTCCGGCCCCGCTCCGGGCTGGCCCTGCGCCAGGGACTGACGATGCTCAACAGCCCCGGTACCATCGATAGCGACTTCCGAGGCGAGATCGGTCTGATTGTCATCAACCATGGGCAAGAGGAGGCAGTGATCAACCCTGGCGACCGGGTTGGGCAACTGGTCATCGCCCCCATCGTCCGCGCGCAACTTGTGGAAGTCGAACAGCTCGACGATACCTGCCGTGGCATCGGCGGTTTCGGCCATACCGGCAGCAGCGGAGGTTTCTAG
- a CDS encoding YbeD family protein, translated as MQAPVASELKMEFPCEYQFKVFGPADPARDFVTAVQRAAATVMPIPLDALRVRPSKKGTYLCVTLLARLESKAQLDGMYLALGRLPGLLYLL; from the coding sequence GTGCAGGCCCCGGTCGCTTCTGAACTGAAGATGGAATTCCCCTGCGAATACCAGTTCAAGGTCTTTGGTCCGGCCGACCCGGCCCGCGATTTTGTGACTGCGGTCCAGCGTGCCGCGGCCACGGTGATGCCGATCCCCCTGGATGCGCTGCGCGTTCGTCCCAGCAAGAAAGGGACCTACCTCTGTGTTACTCTCCTGGCCCGCTTGGAAAGCAAAGCTCAGCTCGATGGAATGTACCTCGCCCTCGGTCGCCTGCCGGGGCTCCTCTATCTGCTTTGA